From Vespula vulgaris unplaced genomic scaffold, iyVesVulg1.1, whole genome shotgun sequence, one genomic window encodes:
- the LOC127072480 gene encoding choline O-acetyltransferase-like → MIASIESMCLPELYKDVAYIKSTYYDLTTSQVPHKTSSFMCYGPVVPEGYGCCYNPRENDILFRCSPFKSSTKADATQFANTLKETLCRMRNLCNV, encoded by the exons ATGATAGCTTCTATCGAATCAATGTGTCTTCCAGAATTGTATAAGGATGttgcatatattaaaagtacatACTATGATTTAACAACGAGTcaa GTACCTCATAAAACATCGTCATTTATGTGTTACGGTCCGGTTGTACCAGAAGGTTACGGTTGTTGTTATAATCCTCGAGAGAacgatattctctttcgttgctCTCCCTTCAAATCCAGTACAAAAGCAGACGCAACACAATTTGCCAACactttaaaagaaactttgtgtCGGATGAGAAACTTATGTAATGTttga